The Deinococcus sonorensis KR-87 genome includes a window with the following:
- a CDS encoding PRC and DUF2382 domain-containing protein, which produces MSRLIPLSDLTRDRNYDLSGDVYDPTGEVAYGANNEKLGTVRGALTEEGGRIRYLIVDVGSWFTSKEVLVPVGLARFEQDAVYIDSLTKDQVRDLNQYTVGQDYNDDAQMADERVLRGTTMNASMDTTATTSRTVDRDNDAMFRTPDRLQLLEERLLVNKDRYQAGSVEVGKHLETRTENVNVTLSHDEVVIERHPLSEPRPVDGNVTLGNDSETIRVDLEAERANVQKQAYVTEEVEVGKRTETEQRTFSETVGKEVLDVTKTGEVTTQSADTLTNRQSRTEDMLEDTGTRGIDVNDTNRR; this is translated from the coding sequence ATGAGTAGACTGATTCCCCTGTCGGACCTGACCCGTGACCGCAACTACGACCTCTCCGGTGACGTCTACGATCCCACCGGTGAAGTGGCCTACGGGGCCAACAACGAGAAGCTCGGCACCGTGCGCGGCGCGCTGACCGAAGAGGGCGGACGCATCCGCTACCTGATCGTGGACGTGGGCAGCTGGTTCACCAGCAAGGAAGTGCTGGTGCCGGTGGGCCTGGCGCGCTTCGAGCAGGACGCGGTGTACATCGACAGCCTCACCAAGGATCAGGTCCGTGACCTGAACCAGTACACCGTGGGTCAGGACTACAACGACGACGCCCAGATGGCCGACGAGCGCGTGCTGCGCGGCACCACCATGAACGCCAGCATGGACACCACCGCCACCACCAGCCGCACCGTGGACCGCGACAACGACGCGATGTTCCGGACCCCGGACCGTCTGCAGCTGCTGGAAGAGCGCCTGCTGGTCAACAAAGACCGCTACCAGGCGGGCTCGGTCGAGGTGGGCAAGCACCTCGAGACGCGCACCGAGAACGTGAACGTCACGCTCTCGCACGACGAGGTGGTCATTGAGCGTCACCCGCTCAGCGAGCCGCGTCCGGTGGACGGCAATGTGACGCTGGGCAACGACAGCGAGACCATCCGGGTGGACCTGGAGGCCGAGCGCGCCAACGTGCAGAAGCAGGCCTACGTGACCGAAGAGGTCGAGGTGGGCAAGCGCACCGAAACCGAGCAGCGCACCTTCAGCGAGACGGTGGGCAAGGAAGTGCTCGATGTCACCAAGACCGGTGAGGTGACCACCCAGAGCGCCGACACCCTGACCAACCGTCAGTCGCGCACCGAGGACATGCTGGAAGACACCGGCACCCGCGGCATCGACGTCAACGACACCAACCGCCGCTAA
- a CDS encoding YsnF/AvaK domain-containing protein, with protein sequence MTDSHDPTQPVSVQSDTRELVGRLELRAERATLDKVRAEAGTVVVRRELRQRQEVLTVELMSEVLVIETKSGGPDVYLDGVLLPAGEPRELLLYTEMAEVTKVPHVVEEVKVYKEWRAVQRSVPVQLGYETLVVDEQLLPGAVDPTTP encoded by the coding sequence ATGACTGATTCCCATGATCCGACCCAGCCGGTGAGCGTCCAGAGCGACACGCGCGAACTGGTGGGGCGACTGGAACTGCGGGCCGAGCGGGCCACGCTGGACAAGGTGCGGGCCGAGGCCGGCACTGTGGTGGTGCGGCGTGAGCTGCGGCAGCGTCAGGAAGTGCTGACGGTCGAGCTGATGAGCGAAGTGCTGGTGATCGAGACGAAGAGCGGAGGGCCGGACGTTTATCTGGACGGTGTGCTGCTGCCGGCCGGGGAACCGCGCGAACTGCTGCTGTACACCGAGATGGCCGAGGTGACCAAGGTGCCGCACGTGGTCGAGGAGGTCAAGGTGTACAAGGAGTGGCGCGCGGTTCAGCGGAGCGTGCCGGTCCAGCTGGGGTACGAGACGCTGGTGGTGGACGAACAGCTACTGCCAGGGGCCGTGGACCCGACCACGCCCTGA
- a CDS encoding serine hydrolase, with the protein MLRPSPGPLSAAHPTGRGRLRRALGGLCCVLGSLVGAAPLPAGPATCGPGVTAPAPATPLPASVSGRVDFYAARYDPRTLQPKAALALGQANAVHPLASSFKPLVVQAILQDVDAGRFTLSHTFTATAATRSIEGYPPGPTALSELVKRAIVRSDNTASDLLQLAYGPVRLARRVQQLSPCTTVLLTTKAWWAAQAGLSAGVLGPDTGAGALAYAGLPFDQRLQQAGRLIAASQQVSGPQVEAALDRYFHGPQYLPALELALQNTSTPQAYTDLMVRTLSGAGLQAETRQLFRRVLAAGCCQPKLPRLRASYWASKAGSGWRLLTLTGLVELPGGDLLAYSYFNDNSATTDAELMELQLPVVVRWIESGLLSLASP; encoded by the coding sequence GTGCTCAGACCTTCGCCAGGACCGCTTTCTGCCGCCCACCCGACCGGCCGGGGCCGCCTTCGCCGCGCCCTGGGAGGGCTGTGCTGCGTGCTGGGCAGCCTGGTCGGCGCCGCTCCCTTGCCCGCCGGGCCCGCCACCTGTGGTCCAGGGGTGACGGCCCCGGCGCCGGCCACGCCACTGCCGGCCAGCGTGTCGGGCCGGGTGGACTTCTACGCGGCGCGCTACGACCCGCGCACCCTTCAACCGAAAGCGGCGCTGGCGCTGGGACAGGCCAATGCCGTGCACCCGCTGGCCAGCAGTTTCAAGCCGCTGGTGGTGCAGGCGATCCTGCAGGACGTGGATGCGGGCCGCTTCACCCTCTCGCACACCTTCACCGCGACCGCCGCCACCCGCAGCATCGAGGGCTACCCGCCCGGGCCCACGGCCCTGAGTGAGCTGGTGAAGCGGGCCATCGTCCGCTCGGACAACACCGCCAGTGACCTGTTGCAGCTGGCCTACGGCCCGGTGCGGCTGGCCCGGCGGGTGCAGCAGCTCAGTCCCTGTACCACCGTGCTGCTCACCACCAAGGCGTGGTGGGCCGCTCAGGCGGGGCTCAGCGCCGGTGTGCTGGGCCCGGACACCGGGGCGGGCGCGCTCGCCTATGCGGGGCTCCCGTTTGACCAGCGTTTACAGCAGGCGGGCCGGCTGATCGCGGCCTCCCAGCAGGTGAGCGGCCCGCAGGTGGAGGCCGCCCTGGACCGCTACTTTCATGGGCCCCAGTACCTGCCGGCCCTGGAGCTGGCGTTGCAGAACACCAGCACGCCGCAGGCCTACACCGACCTGATGGTCCGCACCCTCTCCGGGGCCGGGTTACAGGCGGAGACGCGCCAGCTGTTTCGCCGGGTGCTGGCCGCGGGCTGCTGTCAGCCGAAACTGCCCAGGCTGCGGGCCAGCTACTGGGCCAGCAAGGCAGGCAGCGGCTGGCGGCTCCTGACCCTGACCGGCCTCGTGGAGCTGCCGGGCGGCGACCTGCTCGCCTACAGCTATTTCAATGACAACAGCGCCACCACCGACGCTGAGCTGATGGAGCTGCAGCTGCCGGTGGTGGTGCGCTGGATCGAGTCGGGGTTGCTGTCGCTGGCCTCGCCGTGA